A segment of the Gossypium hirsutum isolate 1008001.06 chromosome D10, Gossypium_hirsutum_v2.1, whole genome shotgun sequence genome:
tttagtatcaAATATATTTCACgtgttattataattaattagtttttaacCATATGTTTCATTGTTTATTTTATGCTAATTATATACACACATATGTGTTCTAAATCTGTGGTTTCCATGTGTACTTTTCTGATAggattttagtattatttaagtactTCAGTGAGTTGGTGTAATCATTCACTTGATTGCCAACTCAGTTATGAAATTACGAAAATATCATTTCTTTTAaagtataattaatattataacaatgcttttgtttttttctaacttttttatcatctttaaataaaatgattataaatcATAAATCCAAAGATCGAACAAGTGATTAATATCGTTAAAATACCAATCCATCAACTTCACCAATATtcattattgaataaattttaaaaggaaaTATTTTTATCAACATAGTGAATGTGACAACATCTAGTATATATTGTAAAGCTTTCGAAAATATATGTTGTAATATATTATGTAACAAGAATTacaatatatatgatttaattacataatttcttATGATCTGCATAATATATTTTGTAATAGAACAATTCTAGTAAAAGATTGTGTTGTGTCAAAAACATTACCCCATTACAATATTTATTTACAaaagctaaatatatatatatgtatataaattcaaaaaaaatataaaatataaaaaatatattaaaaattatttaaaactttccaaaaaaaaaagaaactcaataaaatgtacataaattcaaaaaattttaaaatattcaataattGATAAGACTTTGaatattagtaattttataaaatttttaatattttctaaaatttcttgagttctgattttttttaatttgaaatttctaaaactgtaaatatttatgaaattttaatgtgTTTGATAATGTAGCATGTTTAATAATTTGATTAATCCACGTCATCCTCTTTTGATATTAAAAAGTATATTCGGGAGGACTCGAAGACTAGCTGGGTAGCGATGGTGCAAGAGTCTTCAGGCATGTGTTGGATGAGTTGTCTTTCAGATGGACTTTGATTGCATATCTTCCCGCCTTCTATTTCTGATGTAATCAATGGGGAAGAGAAGAGGATTTTAGGAAGGGCTGGGCCTGGGCCCTGGGGGTAGTGTTTTACTCTCCCACCCACGTGGTTTTGCGTTGAATAAAAATCTTTGTTTAGCTATTAATTTTTGTTTGACCGGTTTAACCGGTTTCTTTTGGCTTTGTTAAGGTGAGCTGGGGGAAGAAGCTTGTTATAGAATATTTCTCTTTTTTGCGCTCTCGGAACAAAACTAAAACAGAAGccctccaaaattttcaaaaccccccaatttagttaaaaaaaaaaaagtgcgCCAACTCGATTTCTCCATCCTGCACCACCGTATCACCTCCAGTTATGGCCGATTCCATTACAATCGATGGCACCGACGAGGACTTGGCCCTCTCCAAGTCCGACTACCTGAGCCGACAAGAGGTGCTTCGTCGGCGGTCACGGCGGGTGAAGCAGCTGGCGAGGCTCTACAAAGCTCACTACTGGAGTCTAATGGAGGAGCTCAAGAGAAAGCACAAGGAATACTATTGGCTGTATGGAAAAAGCCCCTTCAAAGAAGACGAGAAGAAGAATGGCGAACAGAACGATGAAAATAAtaagttagggttagggtttcagCTCAAGTGTCAGATTTCAGATTGCAAAGATAAAGCGATGGCGTTGACTCGGTTTTGTCATAAGCATATTTTGAAGGATACAAATCAGATGCTATATCGAGGCTGTAATTTTCCTATCAAGAGGTTAGTTCTTTTTATATAATTCACgattttatttttatgtgatttctgctttttttttcttaaacgcGATTCCTTCTATAAGTTCAATTAGGGTTTAATTGTAATTGATTTATTAGGAAAAATCatgaatttttttcctttttttttgtgatCTTGGTAACATTTATGCACTTGTATTTACTGAATTTGGGAAATTGAATTTATTAATGACTCTTCCTCTTGTTTAGAACATAAAATTTTGATCCTGTACGGTGATATGAGGAATCTTGAGCGAGCGATCTTAAGAATATCAACATTAAGTTGAGAGTCTTTTTTAAGTAGATGCTATTTTCTTTTCCAACCACAGTTTTGTTGTGAATGGGATAAGGTATTCGGCTATTTAAAGATGCTTTGTGTGTTGAAACAATGAAGTGGTTTTGGCAGTCTCTAGAGAAAGAACATATGTTGGAATTTAAATGCCATTGCAACTATGGTGTGTTCTTGTGAATAtggtttatttcctttttattttctctcatgtCATAGAGAATCCTTGATTATATATTTTACTAGGAGAAGAAGTTTCTATGATTGATGTGAGTGACCGAGTGTTATTAGAGAGAATGTCATATATGTTCTAATTAACCATGAGGTTGCATTTACCGTGCAATATTTGTTGTAAGATAGGTTaagataatatatatgtgtagATGGTCTTTGGTTTGTAATCTTATGCCCCAAACCTACAGGAatgaaataatttatagaaagaaGAGGATGAAGTTGTTGTGTGTGGCATGTGGTCATGCttaagaaaggttgaagagagtTTTGGCTTTGGTTGCCTCAATATCTTGAAAGCATTCCAAAAATTTGGATTGATATCAACTCTTCTGTGGATATGAGCTATTTTGCTTCAACTCATCATTTTTATTGAAGCATCCATGTCTGACCCTTGTGTCTGAGACATAGATATGGGGGTATGACCTTCAAGGATCctccaaatatatggaaaaaaatagaaaaatctaaCAAAATACCCTTGTGGGACACACACCTGTAACCGACACTCAAACATGAGTCCAAGATACATAGGATATGAAAACTAATCCTACCTGTTATGTCATAGTCTCAGCTTTCGTCTCCACTGATTAAATTGTCTTTTGATGTTTACTTCAGTCATTTGGGATAATATTCAATTAGAttatgttgtaaaatttggggcTTAGATGCATGGGATGTTAATGCTCATATGCTTAGTATGTGATTTTACTACAGTAATTTTGTTTTGTTCgcgaaaattaatttaaataatgtatatGGGATTATTGGACTGGACCACTGCCACATGTTAGCTAACCACCTTATACTATATTAAGTTCTGTGAGTTCTGCACCTGCAATTGAGACTTGGATATCGATATTTTATTTACTACCTATATAAATGACACTGGGCCTTTTGGCATGGGTGGGGCTTCACTAAAGAAGTGCCATTGGAGACAGAGTCACTAACATGGTTAACCTGATTCACTTGATGTGCAACTACCATGAGTGTTCTGCAAATTTAATGCAGAAGTGCTGTATggtgttgaaaaatatttttatttattttcttcttagtaaataaaaataaaatattcaatgtTATTAAACTAGATGATAGGTTTTGAGAaagtaatttttttgttaattagacATAAAACATAAATGAAATCAAGGGGAAGTAAAAGAAATGATGAATGTGGAAAAGTTATAATTTTCCAATAGTTTAAAGGGTAAAGTGAGACTGCAAAAGGATCTTATTGAGTGTGACTATAGATGAGCTCTTTCTTGAAGATGCTTTGGTTTATTGTTTTGTCTGAAAACCACAAGGGGTTCCTGCATAGGCtagaaaaattttagaacttCAAGAGCAAAAGACATTACTTCTACCTTTGTTGCAGAAAAATTCATTCATGAGCTGGGCCAAATACACATTAAAACTAGACACTGAATCTTTTGCTCTGTCCATTTTGGACATTTGGGATCTGCATGCTAGGGACACATAGGTACACAATTTTTAGATGTTGCCTTAGTGGTGCCAATTACTATCATACATTTGCTCGAGTAGGATAACAACTGCATCATTTATGGTTGGCTTTATTTCTTATGTAGGTCACTGTATTGGATAACCATGTCTATCCATGCCTGAGTTTGTGTTTCTTGTAATACTTGCTTACTACATTTTTTCTTGCATGTTTTTTTGGCCAAAGTGATCAAAAGTTGAGCCTTATAATATATTAGTTTTAGTAAATTTAAGAAACGGTATCTTTTATATATAGTGGGCAGCTTTGCAAGAAACCAATCCTAAGATCTATTAATCCTCCTCATTGCCCCGTCCATGCTCAAGCGGCTGAAAAACATCTTCAACGAGCATTGAAAAGGGCAGGCCTTAATGTCTCTTCTCCAAGTAAGCTCGCTCCGAAGTTGCATGTTGTTGTTGCCGAGTATGTTCGCCAGATTCAATCTAAAAGAAGAGAAGCACAACGAAAATCGGCATCTAAAATCAAGATTGAAGAGAAAACTAGTGAAAGTTGAATATTATTCCGCAAAACATGTTAAGCCGACAGAAATAGGTAGCTTTATTGCTGCTGGCGGCGCTTCCATATTTCAGTGTCTAGGCCTAGTAGGAGCGAAAATGCTGTGAGACACTGGATATGTGCATTGAAGGTTATTATTTTTGCATGTTATGTGAAGGTAGCTTTTTGTTGTTGCCCATTATTTTTTAACCTTTTGTTATTGTTCGGTTTTGACGTTAAGTTTTATATATTCCTTCCTTTACGTGTATTTACttcatttttcattgaaatgtaataataaaaaaatgagctTCGACTTTCTGGATTTTCACTTTTCATAAAGTGTGAGAATTCAACTTTTGGTGAATGAACAGTTAATAAAACCAACGAATGAAATTTAACATATCGGTTCGATTTGTATAACCTATTGAATTGAAACAAAGTTAAATATTGATCCTTTCATTTCAATGTTCAATGATGAAAGGGAAGTCTTGGAATAAACCATGTGTCGTAGCATTGatccattttttttttttaaatatttttaagatgaatgttctttttcTCTATTTTAGGAGTAAAAATCAAGGGGCTGCTAACTTCCCTGAAACACTTGGAAGTTTCTGTCAACCAATAATTTGATTCACATTATGGTATGCTGAATATAATCCTACACAAATGTACTTGTATTCCAAGTTCCAACACATCACATTCTCGAGtccaaataacaaaaattttatgCTTCTCTGCGCAGACCTGCAGTTGGTCACTAATTTCCAcaattttgttgcaaacatggacAATTTCAATATTTCTTGCTTTACACTACCTACACTATGATAAATACAGCAAAGCAGCTGTTGGAGTCATCAAGATACAACTAATTTTACCTTTTCAGGGTACCATCTCTGGACTGCAACATATAAGACAGCCTCCCACCTCCCATTAGCgttttaaataaatcatattacaTTTCAAGTCCACAATACTTCCCATACTCAGACTTGTCCCTTTTCCTTCAACAATTTGACCTTcctttgatattttatttttatttttaccgaCATTTTACGTGAATCAAGTAAGCAAGTCGAATTAgatacttttttttttagattttattttatttttgtattttcttttcctAGTTTGATTGGTGATGCGATGATGAAACCGACAACGAAATTTTCGTCCCCACAAAACCAAAACGAGAGGCAAAGAGGAGCCAACTCAGCCCATCTATAGATTAAGAAGCTAATGGGCATTGCAATGGCTTCGACAAGCCACACGATTTTCCATAGTCACccgtttctttttttgttttatttatattttcttcattttcatctttCTCCCTCCTACTCACTAATATCCATTAACCAGTTAGTTCCCTTCAATTCTTCCCTTTCTcaacttgtttttaattttattttccttcatttttttttgtgcAATAGAGAGTGGATTACTTGGTAccaaatttgaagattttatgttatctttatttctttttcattacagTTTCAAGAACCCCATGTTGAAGAATCTATTTTTTTAGTGGTGGTGTTTCTGGCATTTGTGTATTGTTAAATGCAATGTGTCTAGAGATTTGAAGGAACTCAATGAAGGAATCAGTTTAACAAATGGCTTAAGCTCTATCCTACTGATACTTTTGATTCACTTTGACCTTGAATCATCCTAAAAGTTTTCCCTTTTCGGTTTGTTTGAAGATTTCATTTTATGATCTTGGAAT
Coding sequences within it:
- the LOC107914592 gene encoding INO80 complex subunit D, producing MADSITIDGTDEDLALSKSDYLSRQEVLRRRSRRVKQLARLYKAHYWSLMEELKRKHKEYYWLYGKSPFKEDEKKNGEQNDENNKLGLGFQLKCQISDCKDKAMALTRFCHKHILKDTNQMLYRGCNFPIKSGQLCKKPILRSINPPHCPVHAQAAEKHLQRALKRAGLNVSSPSKLAPKLHVVVAEYVRQIQSKRREAQRKSASKIKIEEKTSES